In Brevibacterium zhoupengii, the following are encoded in one genomic region:
- a CDS encoding dihydrofolate reductase family protein → MPRTVYYTATTLDGYIADPSDSLEWLLRQPNDESDDNFFAGIGATVMGATTYEWLLRNHEGKWPYSIPTWVMTHRDLPKPSKDEGSEDPDIRFAKGSVADHYVEMCMATGDHDLWIMGGGGVAGQFVDEGLLDEIITWTAPVTLGSGRPLLPRRLDLELLDVDWKGPFVVSRHKVVGALAEDQ, encoded by the coding sequence TTGCCACGCACCGTCTACTACACCGCAACGACCCTTGACGGCTACATTGCGGACCCGAGCGATTCCCTCGAGTGGCTGCTGAGGCAGCCCAACGATGAGTCGGACGACAACTTCTTCGCCGGCATCGGGGCGACGGTCATGGGTGCGACGACCTATGAATGGCTGCTGCGCAATCACGAGGGTAAGTGGCCGTATTCCATACCAACGTGGGTGATGACCCATCGAGATCTGCCGAAGCCGTCGAAGGACGAAGGCTCTGAGGATCCGGACATCCGTTTTGCCAAAGGCTCGGTCGCCGACCACTACGTGGAGATGTGCATGGCCACAGGAGACCACGACCTGTGGATCATGGGCGGTGGTGGCGTAGCCGGGCAGTTCGTCGACGAGGGACTCCTCGACGAGATCATCACCTGGACGGCACCGGTGACCTTAGGATCGGGGCGCCCACTGCTTCCGCGCCGACTCGACCTTGAGCTCCTCGACGTCGATTGGAAGGGACCGTTCGTGGTCTCCCGGCACAAGGTGGTCGGGGCACTGGCAGAGGACCAATAG
- a CDS encoding ABC transporter permease produces the protein MDQNPMEGSPMTTTPRIEADAVQPVEADSPPVKPPKRPKPSLIKSESVSAGIKAVVGLVALFALWELMVVIFDFPKYLLVGPISAFEELFTNPGYFAVNALTTLQEGLAGFALGTALGVLCGAMLYYAAFLRPFLYPALIAIDTIPKVALAPLFIVWFGFGFESKAFVAMAIAFFPLVINTFDGLNSVPHELRDLARINRASKLKKMMKIDFIYALPSIFTGAKISISLAVGGAVVGEFIAGSKGLGYVILLANAQVDLPSMFAAFIVLAAIALLLFFILDLVSKKLLPWKNYTK, from the coding sequence ATGGACCAGAACCCAATGGAGGGATCGCCGATGACCACCACACCTCGCATCGAAGCCGATGCAGTTCAACCCGTGGAGGCCGACTCGCCGCCAGTGAAGCCGCCGAAGCGGCCGAAGCCATCGCTGATCAAATCTGAGTCAGTTTCCGCAGGCATCAAAGCCGTTGTCGGGCTTGTCGCGTTGTTCGCGCTGTGGGAACTCATGGTCGTCATCTTCGATTTCCCGAAGTATCTGCTCGTCGGCCCTATCTCTGCGTTTGAAGAACTGTTCACTAATCCTGGCTATTTCGCCGTCAACGCTCTCACCACCTTGCAAGAGGGCTTGGCAGGTTTTGCGCTCGGAACCGCCCTGGGCGTGCTCTGCGGAGCGATGCTCTACTACGCCGCGTTCCTCCGGCCCTTCCTCTACCCGGCACTCATCGCCATCGATACGATCCCTAAGGTTGCCTTGGCACCGCTGTTCATCGTGTGGTTTGGGTTCGGCTTCGAATCGAAGGCCTTTGTAGCAATGGCCATCGCGTTCTTCCCCCTCGTCATCAACACGTTCGACGGTTTGAACTCCGTTCCGCATGAGCTGCGAGACCTGGCGCGCATCAACCGTGCGTCAAAGCTGAAGAAGATGATGAAGATCGACTTCATCTATGCGCTTCCGTCGATTTTCACGGGAGCCAAGATCTCGATCTCCCTGGCGGTCGGCGGTGCCGTCGTCGGCGAGTTCATCGCGGGATCCAAGGGGCTCGGCTATGTCATTCTCCTCGCCAATGCGCAGGTGGACCTGCCGTCCATGTTCGCGGCATTCATCGTTCTCGCAGCCATCGCGCTTCTGCTCTTCTTCATCCTCGACCTTGTATCGAAGAAGCTGCTGCCGTGGAAGAACTACACGAAATGA
- a CDS encoding GMC family oxidoreductase: protein MAAKPASGGSVTGYSIDQTEEAVVIIGSGAGGGTLAYELTAKGIPVVVLEAGPYLGHDDYVNNEWEAFNQMAWLDPRTTTGSWQVSRDFPNLPAWIVKAVGGTTTHWSGATPRFKNHEFRARSAYGRIEGANLLDWPITLDEMAPYYDRAEKSMGSTHVHGRPPLPANNNYKVFANGAKEVGYRYYATGPYATNAEEYDGRPASIQDGFNFQGDKNKSKWSTLVREIPRAAETGLLDLRPDSQAVQITHDSEGNADAVLYLDGDGNLQRQAAKLVCVAGNSIETPRLLLLSGTPSFPDGLANSSGQVGRNYMRHLTGTVWGHFDKPVRMYRGETMAGVIADESIHDPDRGFAGGYYMETISLGPAFMSAFVEPGAWGPDFAALMDRYLNTAGMWIVGEDLPQESNRITLNTTVKDQHGLPVPNVHYDDHANDLAMREHGYAAGESVYKAVGAQTSHRTPPYPSTHNLGTARMSERPEDGVVDKWGRAHDVKNLFISDGSVFTSSAAANPTLTIVALAIRQAEYIAEQLRTQQL, encoded by the coding sequence ATGGCAGCGAAGCCAGCGTCCGGTGGCAGCGTCACCGGCTACAGCATTGACCAGACCGAAGAAGCGGTCGTCATCATCGGGTCCGGTGCCGGTGGCGGCACACTCGCCTATGAGCTGACCGCCAAGGGCATCCCGGTCGTCGTCCTCGAAGCAGGTCCCTATCTGGGACACGACGACTACGTCAACAACGAATGGGAAGCGTTCAACCAGATGGCCTGGCTGGATCCGCGGACGACGACCGGATCATGGCAAGTCTCCAGGGACTTCCCCAACCTGCCCGCATGGATCGTCAAGGCGGTGGGCGGGACGACCACCCATTGGTCCGGAGCCACCCCGCGTTTCAAGAACCATGAGTTCCGTGCCCGCAGTGCCTATGGACGCATCGAGGGAGCCAATCTCCTCGACTGGCCGATCACCCTCGACGAGATGGCTCCTTATTACGACCGAGCTGAGAAGTCGATGGGCTCGACTCACGTCCACGGTCGACCACCGCTGCCGGCGAACAACAACTACAAGGTCTTCGCCAACGGTGCGAAAGAGGTCGGGTACCGCTACTACGCGACTGGCCCCTATGCCACCAATGCCGAGGAATACGACGGCCGTCCCGCTTCGATCCAGGATGGCTTCAACTTCCAGGGGGACAAGAACAAGTCGAAATGGTCGACCCTGGTCAGGGAGATACCACGAGCAGCGGAGACGGGTCTGCTCGATCTGCGACCCGATTCTCAGGCTGTCCAGATCACCCATGATTCAGAAGGCAACGCCGACGCCGTCCTCTACCTCGACGGGGACGGCAATCTGCAGCGTCAGGCCGCGAAACTGGTGTGCGTGGCCGGCAACTCGATCGAAACTCCCAGGCTGCTGCTCCTCTCAGGCACACCGAGTTTCCCAGACGGGCTCGCGAACTCCTCGGGCCAGGTGGGACGCAACTACATGCGCCATCTCACCGGGACAGTGTGGGGCCACTTCGACAAGCCGGTGCGCATGTACCGCGGTGAGACCATGGCAGGCGTCATCGCCGACGAGTCGATCCACGATCCCGACCGTGGATTCGCAGGCGGCTACTACATGGAGACGATCTCACTGGGCCCGGCCTTCATGTCGGCATTCGTCGAACCCGGCGCCTGGGGCCCTGACTTCGCCGCACTCATGGACCGCTACCTCAACACGGCGGGCATGTGGATCGTCGGGGAGGACCTGCCGCAGGAGTCCAACCGGATCACACTGAACACCACGGTCAAGGACCAGCACGGTCTGCCCGTCCCGAACGTCCACTACGACGATCACGCGAATGATCTGGCGATGCGCGAACACGGATACGCTGCAGGTGAAAGCGTCTACAAGGCGGTCGGGGCCCAGACCTCTCACCGCACGCCGCCGTATCCGTCGACGCACAATCTGGGCACTGCGAGAATGAGCGAACGACCCGAGGACGGTGTGGTCGACAAATGGGGTCGCGCCCATGATGTGAAGAACCTCTTCATCTCCGACGGTTCGGTCTTCACCTCAAGTGCGGCGGCCAATCCGACTCTGACCATCGTCGCGCTCGCGATCCGGCAGGCGGAATACATCGCCGAACAGCTGCGCACTCAGCAGCTTTAG
- a CDS encoding putative quinol monooxygenase, protein MIFIVVKFQVKPEKAEEWPQITKEFTEATRAEPGNKWFDWSRSLDDPNEYVLVEAFDDDAAEAHVKSDHFQKATADGGPMNSALASTPKIISRQIDGDGWDEMGELQVG, encoded by the coding sequence ATGATTTTCATCGTCGTCAAGTTCCAGGTCAAGCCCGAGAAGGCCGAAGAATGGCCACAGATCACCAAGGAATTCACCGAGGCGACCCGAGCAGAACCGGGAAACAAATGGTTCGACTGGTCACGGAGTCTCGATGACCCCAATGAGTACGTCCTCGTCGAAGCCTTCGATGACGACGCCGCCGAAGCGCACGTGAAGTCCGATCATTTCCAGAAGGCGACCGCAGACGGCGGGCCGATGAACAGCGCTCTTGCCTCAACGCCGAAGATCATCTCGCGCCAGATCGACGGAGACGGCTGGGACGAAATGGGAGAGCTGCAGGTCGGCTGA
- a CDS encoding amidohydrolase, with translation MSAGTIPEIIVRANNVHTMNSNAGNDSENDTPEGVSAIAVSGGLITAMGARSEIEALATSATEVIDVPGTIVPAFTDAHAHPIMSLSMTRGVDLSACRNQDQVAEALREEAADRGPDEWVLGWGLDPNVFADEAITNAVIHRALGTETKAFLSLFDAHSAIASEPALAEAGIFEARTYPGNSSVVVDESGRPTGHLLEFAAMEEIRSIIPALSFKEQVDALIDLLNAMAAQGIAAMHVMDMNDPETVDLLTAAEARGPLPVKLRFSPWCAPTTTDAEVAELVESQSQGGDRWHIGGVKLFIDGTVEGGTAWLETPDSKGESTTSAWAAIGDYATRVRELNAAGVPTATHAIGERGIREVVETLAALPDTGVQHRVEHIESVAKDVIDQLGAAGIAASMQPTHCTHYTAADGSDDWSQRLGEVRAARAWCTRDVIDAGGVLALGSDYPVAPFSALPIMADAQLRRPVEDADVAPVLPEQGLSPAEALAGYTTEPYAAIGEVGGFLAVGRAATFTVLDVDPLAAAPEDLGQGQVLLTVSDGIITHRRR, from the coding sequence GTGAGCGCAGGAACCATTCCGGAGATCATCGTCCGCGCGAACAACGTGCACACGATGAACTCGAATGCAGGCAACGACAGCGAGAACGACACACCCGAGGGTGTCTCAGCGATTGCCGTGTCAGGCGGACTGATCACGGCGATGGGCGCACGATCCGAGATCGAGGCTCTGGCCACCTCGGCGACTGAGGTCATCGATGTTCCGGGTACGATCGTGCCCGCCTTCACCGATGCGCATGCTCACCCGATCATGAGCCTGTCGATGACCAGGGGCGTCGACCTCTCCGCCTGCCGGAACCAGGACCAGGTCGCCGAGGCTCTCCGCGAGGAAGCTGCCGACCGGGGCCCGGATGAGTGGGTGCTGGGCTGGGGGCTCGACCCCAATGTCTTCGCTGATGAGGCCATCACTAATGCCGTCATCCATCGTGCTCTCGGCACAGAGACGAAAGCTTTCCTGTCCCTTTTCGACGCCCACTCGGCAATCGCCTCCGAGCCCGCACTGGCAGAAGCGGGCATCTTCGAGGCGCGCACCTATCCCGGGAACTCCTCGGTCGTCGTCGATGAGTCGGGACGGCCCACCGGACACCTGCTGGAATTCGCGGCAATGGAGGAGATCCGCTCGATCATCCCCGCACTGAGCTTCAAGGAGCAGGTCGATGCCCTGATCGACCTGCTCAACGCGATGGCGGCTCAGGGCATCGCCGCCATGCACGTCATGGACATGAACGACCCCGAAACCGTCGACCTGCTCACCGCCGCCGAGGCGCGAGGACCGCTGCCGGTGAAACTCAGGTTCTCGCCCTGGTGCGCTCCGACGACGACCGACGCTGAAGTCGCCGAGCTCGTCGAGTCCCAGAGCCAAGGCGGCGACCGATGGCACATCGGGGGAGTGAAGCTCTTCATCGACGGCACGGTCGAAGGCGGAACCGCCTGGCTCGAAACGCCGGACTCGAAAGGTGAGTCGACCACCTCGGCATGGGCCGCCATCGGTGACTACGCGACTCGTGTGCGCGAACTCAACGCAGCGGGAGTGCCTACCGCGACCCACGCGATCGGGGAACGAGGCATCCGTGAGGTCGTCGAGACCCTGGCCGCGCTGCCCGACACCGGAGTGCAGCACCGGGTTGAGCACATCGAATCCGTGGCCAAGGACGTCATCGACCAGCTGGGTGCGGCGGGAATCGCGGCGAGCATGCAGCCGACCCACTGCACCCATTACACGGCGGCAGACGGCAGCGACGATTGGTCGCAGCGCCTGGGCGAGGTGCGCGCCGCGCGTGCGTGGTGCACCCGCGACGTCATCGACGCCGGGGGAGTGCTGGCGCTGGGCTCCGACTACCCGGTCGCCCCGTTCTCAGCACTGCCGATCATGGCTGATGCCCAGCTGCGCCGCCCGGTCGAGGATGCCGACGTTGCGCCTGTGCTGCCGGAGCAGGGACTGAGCCCCGCCGAGGCGCTGGCCGGGTACACGACCGAGCCCTACGCTGCGATCGGAGAAGTGGGAGGCTTCCTTGCCGTGGGGCGAGCGGCGACCTTCACCGTCCTCGACGTCGATCCGCTCGCGGCCGCACCGGAGGATCTGGGGCAGGGGCAGGTGCTGCTGACGGTCTCCGATGGGATCATCACTCACCGCAGGAGGTGA
- a CDS encoding HpcH/HpaI aldolase family protein yields MTQALETHRARLAAGEIYNGLWMMSTSQELAKIGSAAGYDYVCLDMQHGFTRPTDVLRLSDAIRASGSALVTARVSANRFTEIGMLADAGVEAVIVPLVSNVAEAEAAVSALDYPSRGGDRSWGPTAELMHNAVQDTRDERPLLFVMIENKEGLANVENICEVPGIDGVYVGPADLAFAVDALPGQPNDAHAEALVRIRTAADKAGIVPGIHCGDGAEAKARKELGFRFITSAGDIGAAGRAFREDLATARG; encoded by the coding sequence ATGACTCAAGCATTGGAAACGCATCGCGCTCGCCTCGCCGCCGGAGAGATCTACAATGGACTGTGGATGATGTCGACGAGCCAGGAGCTGGCGAAGATCGGCTCGGCCGCAGGGTATGACTATGTGTGCCTTGACATGCAGCACGGCTTCACTCGTCCGACTGACGTTCTGCGCCTGAGCGATGCCATCCGGGCCAGTGGATCTGCCCTGGTCACCGCAAGGGTCTCAGCAAACCGCTTCACCGAGATCGGCATGCTCGCCGACGCCGGCGTCGAAGCCGTCATCGTGCCGCTCGTGTCCAACGTCGCCGAGGCGGAAGCTGCCGTTTCCGCACTCGACTACCCGAGCCGCGGCGGCGACCGTTCCTGGGGCCCGACCGCCGAACTCATGCACAACGCGGTCCAAGACACCCGAGACGAGCGTCCGCTCTTGTTCGTGATGATCGAGAACAAGGAGGGTCTGGCCAACGTCGAGAATATCTGCGAAGTCCCAGGCATCGACGGTGTGTACGTCGGTCCCGCCGACCTCGCTTTCGCCGTCGACGCGCTGCCCGGTCAGCCCAATGACGCCCACGCCGAGGCGCTCGTGCGGATCCGCACGGCAGCTGACAAAGCCGGCATCGTTCCCGGTATCCACTGTGGTGACGGTGCGGAAGCCAAGGCTCGGAAGGAACTGGGATTCCGCTTCATCACCTCGGCGGGGGACATCGGTGCCGCTGGGCGCGCGTTCCGGGAGGACCTGGCGACGGCGCGAGGCTGA
- a CDS encoding acetoin reductase, protein MSTTTSVAVVTGSARGIGQGIAQRLGADGHHVIVADLPVMQEGVQETVATIEAAGGKATGTEVDVTDEASVEALVKKAVEVGGKLDVFVANAGIAQVEPLIDYSKEDFEKILNVNITGVFLSYQAAAKQMIAQGNGGKIIGAASIVAFRPFALLSPYSATKWAVRGLTQGAAMEWAKHGITVNAYGPGIVGTSMWDLIDEKLGEQEGLAKGEAIKKYAGDILLGRVSVPEDVANLVSFLSSEDSDYITGQTMLVDGGMQFS, encoded by the coding sequence ATGAGCACGACCACCAGCGTCGCTGTCGTCACGGGATCAGCACGAGGAATCGGACAGGGCATTGCACAGCGCCTCGGCGCCGACGGCCACCACGTCATCGTGGCAGACCTACCCGTAATGCAGGAGGGGGTGCAGGAGACGGTAGCGACCATCGAAGCCGCCGGTGGCAAGGCCACCGGAACCGAGGTCGACGTCACCGATGAGGCCTCGGTCGAAGCACTGGTCAAGAAGGCCGTCGAGGTGGGCGGGAAGCTCGACGTCTTCGTGGCCAATGCCGGCATCGCTCAGGTCGAACCCCTGATCGACTACTCGAAAGAGGATTTCGAGAAGATCCTCAACGTCAACATCACCGGTGTGTTTCTGTCCTACCAGGCCGCTGCCAAGCAGATGATCGCACAGGGCAACGGCGGAAAGATCATCGGCGCGGCGTCGATCGTCGCCTTCCGCCCGTTCGCACTGCTCTCGCCCTATTCAGCCACGAAGTGGGCTGTGCGTGGGCTGACTCAGGGTGCCGCGATGGAGTGGGCGAAACACGGGATCACCGTCAACGCCTACGGACCAGGCATTGTGGGAACCTCGATGTGGGACCTCATCGATGAGAAACTCGGAGAACAGGAGGGACTGGCCAAAGGGGAAGCGATCAAGAAGTACGCAGGAGACATTCTCCTCGGACGTGTATCGGTTCCCGAGGATGTCGCGAACCTCGTGTCGTTCCTGTCCAGCGAGGACTCGGATTACATCACCGGCCAGACCATGCTCGTCGACGGCGGCATGCAGTTCTCATAA
- a CDS encoding FAD-binding and (Fe-S)-binding domain-containing protein yields MSLLSPVDTGLIDQLRAAVDEVGARASDRLAAAHDASHYLLTPQAVVKPRSREEVAALFSASRRSGVPMTFRSGGTSLSGQSVSDAVLVDTRRHFRAIDVLDDGARVRCGPGAVVRAVNARLLRHGRKLGPDPASEVACTIGGVVANNSSGMACGIEANTYRTLDSAVLVLPSGTVLDTSATDADEQLRTREPVLHAGLLELRDRIRTDAEAVETITRLHSIKNTMGYGLNSFIDHDDPVRILEHLVIGSEGTLAFVAEATFLTVPLLAHASTGLLVFDDLPAATSVLPEIIATGAATVELLDATSLRVAQRDEKCPEEIRDLDVDAHCALLVEFQEETKEGLGRAVSTALPVFEAFSLSRPAELTVDPRRRSALWHTRKGLFTAVAGNRPSGTAALLEDIAVPVDRLGETCTGLSELFDQYDYADAVIFGHAKDGNIHFMITEEFGSGTGGEDFDLDRYEAFTEKMVDLVLSRGGTLKAEHGTGRIMAPFVRRQVGDDLYAVMKRVKALVDPQSLLNPGVLLSDDPKAHLRDLKTTPTTEAEVDRCVECGYCEPVCPSRDLTLTPRERIVLRREVARAEAAGDEELTRTLRSEYDYDGIETCAVDGMCQTACPVFINTGDLVRRLRQENTNTIEEAGWNAAAKAWGLASSAGGVALSSAKAMPTQVSAAATGIGRKILGDDTVPSYSADLPAGGSKRVAVSASNPDVVWFSSCTNTMFGPEDGGSGDGVAGAFRRLCERAGISLRTPRGIPSLCCGTPWKSKGMAEGYATMRKYVRRELWAATDGGRIPIVCDASSCTEGLRVLLGDATESTDEGGANDGADATDRGDATEDFEIIDAVAFATQTLLPALQDRGVVSTGHRLASITLHPTCSSTQLGINEDLSALAGSIAEEVSVPDSWGCCAFAGDRGMLHPELTASATKDEAAEVESIGADIHASTNRTCEIGMTRATGKPYRHILEALDELVDQA; encoded by the coding sequence ATGTCCCTGCTTTCTCCTGTCGACACGGGACTCATCGACCAATTGCGGGCCGCAGTCGATGAGGTCGGTGCTCGTGCCAGCGACCGTCTGGCCGCGGCACATGATGCTTCCCACTACCTGCTGACACCGCAGGCTGTGGTGAAGCCCCGCAGCCGCGAGGAGGTGGCGGCACTGTTCTCGGCCTCACGGCGCAGTGGGGTGCCGATGACCTTCCGCTCCGGTGGAACCAGTCTGTCCGGGCAGTCCGTCTCGGATGCGGTGCTCGTCGACACGCGAAGGCATTTCAGGGCTATCGACGTCCTCGACGACGGTGCCCGGGTCCGCTGCGGGCCCGGGGCCGTGGTCAGGGCTGTGAATGCGCGACTGCTGCGGCACGGGCGCAAACTCGGTCCCGACCCGGCCAGTGAGGTGGCCTGCACCATCGGCGGGGTCGTTGCCAACAACTCCTCGGGCATGGCCTGCGGGATCGAAGCGAACACCTATCGGACGCTTGACTCGGCAGTTCTCGTTCTTCCCAGTGGAACCGTGCTGGACACCTCGGCGACGGACGCTGATGAACAGCTGCGGACACGAGAGCCAGTTCTCCACGCGGGTCTGCTTGAGCTCCGAGATCGGATCCGGACCGACGCCGAGGCGGTCGAGACGATCACCCGGCTCCACTCCATCAAGAACACCATGGGATACGGCCTCAACTCGTTCATCGACCACGATGACCCGGTGCGCATCCTCGAACATCTCGTCATCGGCAGCGAGGGGACTCTCGCCTTCGTCGCCGAGGCGACCTTCCTCACCGTGCCGCTGCTGGCCCACGCCTCGACAGGACTGCTCGTCTTCGACGATCTGCCCGCGGCCACCTCGGTGCTCCCGGAGATCATCGCTACGGGCGCTGCCACGGTCGAACTCCTCGATGCCACGAGTCTGCGGGTCGCCCAACGCGACGAGAAGTGCCCGGAGGAGATCCGGGATCTCGACGTGGACGCCCACTGCGCCCTGCTCGTGGAATTCCAGGAGGAGACGAAGGAAGGCCTCGGCCGGGCAGTGTCGACGGCGTTGCCTGTCTTCGAAGCATTCTCATTGAGCCGACCAGCCGAGCTCACGGTCGACCCGCGACGGCGATCTGCTCTGTGGCACACTCGCAAGGGCCTGTTCACAGCCGTCGCCGGCAACCGTCCTTCAGGGACCGCGGCACTGCTCGAGGACATCGCTGTCCCGGTCGATCGCCTCGGCGAGACCTGCACTGGGTTGAGCGAGCTGTTCGACCAATACGACTACGCCGATGCCGTGATCTTCGGGCACGCGAAGGACGGCAACATCCACTTCATGATCACCGAGGAATTCGGGAGTGGAACCGGCGGCGAGGACTTCGACCTCGACCGATACGAAGCATTCACCGAGAAGATGGTCGACCTCGTCCTCTCCCGCGGGGGAACGCTCAAGGCCGAACACGGCACGGGGCGGATCATGGCCCCATTCGTCAGGCGTCAGGTCGGTGACGATCTCTATGCCGTGATGAAGCGGGTCAAGGCACTGGTCGATCCGCAGTCTCTGCTCAACCCGGGTGTCCTGCTCAGCGATGATCCGAAGGCGCATCTGCGCGATCTCAAGACCACCCCGACCACAGAGGCGGAGGTCGACCGCTGCGTCGAATGCGGATATTGCGAACCTGTGTGCCCGAGCCGCGACCTCACCTTGACTCCGCGCGAACGCATCGTTCTGCGACGCGAAGTCGCCCGCGCCGAGGCGGCAGGGGACGAAGAGCTGACCCGGACGCTGCGCAGTGAGTACGATTACGACGGGATTGAGACCTGTGCCGTCGACGGCATGTGCCAGACGGCGTGCCCGGTCTTCATCAACACCGGAGACCTCGTGCGCAGGCTGCGCCAGGAGAACACGAACACGATCGAAGAAGCCGGCTGGAACGCTGCCGCCAAGGCGTGGGGGCTGGCCAGCTCGGCCGGGGGAGTGGCATTGAGCTCCGCGAAGGCGATGCCCACGCAGGTGTCCGCAGCGGCCACGGGAATCGGTCGCAAGATCTTGGGTGATGACACCGTGCCCAGCTACTCTGCTGATCTGCCGGCCGGGGGTTCCAAACGTGTGGCTGTCTCGGCGTCGAATCCGGATGTCGTGTGGTTCTCCAGCTGCACGAACACGATGTTCGGACCAGAAGACGGTGGCAGCGGAGATGGGGTGGCCGGTGCCTTCCGCCGCCTGTGCGAACGAGCCGGGATCTCGCTGCGCACTCCGCGGGGCATTCCCTCTCTGTGCTGCGGCACCCCGTGGAAGTCGAAGGGGATGGCCGAGGGATATGCCACGATGCGCAAGTATGTGCGCAGAGAGCTGTGGGCGGCCACCGACGGCGGACGAATCCCCATCGTCTGTGACGCGTCCTCCTGCACAGAGGGGCTGCGCGTACTTCTCGGTGACGCGACGGAGTCGACCGACGAGGGCGGCGCGAACGACGGGGCCGACGCGACGGACAGGGGTGACGCAACGGAGGATTTCGAGATCATCGACGCTGTGGCCTTCGCCACGCAGACTCTGCTCCCTGCACTGCAGGATCGGGGCGTGGTCTCGACCGGACACCGTCTGGCCTCGATCACCCTCCACCCCACATGCTCGTCGACCCAGCTGGGAATCAACGAGGACCTGAGCGCGCTCGCCGGGTCCATCGCAGAGGAGGTCAGCGTGCCCGATTCCTGGGGCTGCTGTGCCTTCGCGGGGGATCGGGGAATGCTCCATCCTGAGCTCACCGCCTCGGCGACGAAGGACGAGGCTGCCGAGGTCGAATCGATCGGCGCGGACATTCACGCGTCGACGAACAGAACGTGTGAGATCGGGATGACCCGGGCGACGGGGAAGCCCTATCGCCACATCCTTGAAGCCCTCGACGAGCTCGTGGATCAGGCCTGA
- a CDS encoding IclR family transcriptional regulator, with protein MSNSTVINRVFSVLEAVSSSGSVSAKAVADRLEIPLPTVYRLLHELEDSSYLVYLKDEKSFELGPKCFELGLSFQQRLIAPQPIRQITDELHRSLGTAAYFAIYRGSDILLTYSSDCEKHPRLRPLRFGFNEAAHATAFGKILLSAMPETQRTEYLDARGMPVLTPHTIVRRDLLDTHLDEVATRGIAWEHDEFLPRQTCAAVPVHNGTGMQVGAIAISTPSTKATGRAKAFDTALREHAGLCSRYLRGGSR; from the coding sequence ATGTCGAACAGCACCGTCATCAACCGAGTCTTCTCCGTGCTCGAGGCGGTGTCCTCCTCGGGAAGTGTTTCAGCGAAGGCCGTGGCCGATCGTCTCGAGATCCCTCTCCCCACTGTTTATCGTCTGCTCCACGAGCTCGAGGACAGCAGCTACCTCGTCTACCTCAAGGACGAAAAGAGCTTCGAGCTCGGGCCGAAGTGCTTTGAGCTCGGGCTCTCATTCCAACAGCGCCTCATCGCTCCGCAGCCCATCCGTCAGATCACCGATGAACTGCATCGCAGCCTGGGCACGGCCGCCTATTTTGCGATCTACCGAGGGTCGGACATTCTGCTGACCTACTCCTCCGACTGCGAGAAGCACCCCCGCCTCCGCCCGCTTCGGTTCGGCTTCAACGAGGCCGCACATGCCACCGCCTTCGGCAAGATCCTGCTCTCTGCCATGCCGGAGACGCAGCGCACCGAGTATCTCGACGCCCGCGGAATGCCCGTGCTCACCCCACACACGATCGTGCGCCGGGACCTGCTCGACACCCACCTCGACGAGGTGGCCACACGCGGGATCGCCTGGGAACACGACGAGTTCCTGCCGCGCCAGACCTGCGCGGCGGTGCCAGTCCACAACGGCACAGGCATGCAGGTCGGAGCCATCGCGATCAGCACCCCTTCGACCAAGGCGACGGGACGAGCGAAGGCATTCGACACCGCGCTGCGTGAGCACGCGGGGCTGTGCTCGCGGTACCTGCGCGGCGGCTCCCGCTGA